A window of Frankiaceae bacterium contains these coding sequences:
- a CDS encoding O-methyltransferase has protein sequence MDTSPAAVDAFLTNLLIPDNPALETADLPPISVSAPQGRLLHLLVRLTGARRVLEVGTLAGYSAWWMASALPDGGRLVTLEVSGHHAAVARSNLAGLPVDVLVGPAAESLAGLEGPFDLVFVDADKPSNVLYLSEALRLSRPGTLIVLDNVVRQGAVLDPEDDNARGTRAALDWVAAEPRLTATAIQMAGAKGWDGMLFALVS, from the coding sequence ATGGACACCTCCCCCGCCGCCGTGGACGCGTTCCTCACGAACCTGCTCATCCCGGACAACCCTGCGCTGGAGACGGCGGACCTGCCGCCGATCTCGGTGTCCGCGCCGCAGGGGCGCCTCCTGCACCTCCTCGTGCGCCTGACCGGCGCGCGGCGGGTGCTGGAGGTCGGGACGCTCGCTGGCTACAGCGCGTGGTGGATGGCGTCGGCGCTGCCTGACGGCGGCCGGCTGGTGACGCTGGAGGTGTCCGGCCATCACGCTGCGGTGGCGCGGTCGAATCTCGCCGGGCTGCCGGTGGACGTGCTCGTCGGCCCTGCGGCCGAGTCGCTGGCCGGGCTGGAGGGGCCGTTCGACCTCGTGTTCGTCGACGCCGACAAGCCGTCGAACGTGCTCTACCTCTCGGAGGCGCTGCGCCTGTCACGTCCGGGGACGCTCATCGTGCTCGACAACGTCGTCCGGCAGGGCGCCGTTCTGGATCCGGAGGACGACAACGCGCGCGGCACGCGGGCGGCGCTGGACTGGGTCGCCGCGGAGCCGCGGCTGACGGCGACGGCGATCCAGATGGCGGGCGCGAAGGGCTGGGACGGCATGCTCTTCGCGCTGGTGTCGTAG
- a CDS encoding acyl-CoA dehydrogenase family protein, producing MVDRTLPTPEAEALLELVRDLAAKELAPRAADAEERGEFPRDVFRTLGRAGLLGLPYPETYGGAEQPYEVYLQCLEELSAAWLAVGLGVSVHTLSCFPLFAYGSEEQRAKWLPDMLGGELLGAYCLSEPGSGSDAAALSTRAVREGDDYVVNGVKAWVTHGGEADFYNLMVRTGEDGARGISTLLAPADTPGLKPAAPEKKMGMKASTTAQIVLDDARVPAERLLGEEGIGFRIALSALDGGRLGIAACSVGVAQAALDAALEYAKVRTQFRKPIVDFQGVAFMLADMATGVEAARALYLSAARRRDLGKPYGRDAAMAKLFASDTAMRVTTDAVQVHGGYGYVTEYPVERYMREAKVLQIVEGTNQVQRLVISRSLVKDGV from the coding sequence GTGGTCGACCGCACCCTGCCCACGCCCGAGGCCGAGGCACTGCTCGAGCTGGTCCGCGACCTCGCCGCGAAGGAGCTGGCACCGCGCGCCGCCGACGCGGAGGAGCGCGGGGAGTTCCCGCGCGACGTGTTCCGCACGCTCGGCCGCGCCGGGCTGCTCGGACTGCCTTACCCGGAGACGTACGGCGGCGCGGAGCAGCCGTACGAGGTCTATCTCCAGTGCCTGGAGGAGCTGTCGGCCGCGTGGCTCGCGGTGGGGCTCGGCGTCAGCGTGCACACGCTGTCGTGCTTCCCGCTGTTCGCGTACGGCAGCGAGGAGCAGCGCGCGAAGTGGCTGCCGGACATGCTCGGCGGCGAGCTGCTGGGGGCGTACTGCCTGTCCGAGCCGGGGTCCGGCTCCGACGCCGCGGCGCTGTCGACGCGGGCGGTGCGCGAGGGCGACGACTACGTCGTCAACGGCGTCAAGGCATGGGTCACGCACGGCGGCGAGGCAGACTTCTACAACCTCATGGTCCGCACCGGTGAGGACGGCGCGCGCGGCATCTCGACGCTGCTCGCGCCCGCGGACACGCCGGGCCTGAAGCCCGCGGCGCCCGAGAAGAAGATGGGCATGAAGGCGTCCACCACCGCGCAGATCGTCCTCGACGACGCGCGGGTGCCCGCCGAGCGCCTGCTGGGGGAGGAGGGCATCGGCTTCCGTATTGCCTTGTCCGCGCTGGACGGCGGCCGGCTCGGCATCGCCGCCTGCTCCGTCGGCGTCGCGCAGGCCGCCCTCGACGCCGCGCTGGAGTACGCGAAGGTGCGGACGCAGTTCCGCAAGCCGATCGTCGACTTCCAGGGCGTGGCGTTCATGCTCGCCGACATGGCCACGGGAGTGGAGGCTGCGCGCGCGCTGTACCTGTCGGCGGCGCGGCGGCGCGACCTCGGGAAGCCGTACGGCCGCGACGCCGCGATGGCCAAGCTGTTCGCGTCCGACACGGCGATGCGCGTGACGACCGACGCGGTGCAGGTGCACGGCGGCTACGGCTACGTCACCGAGTACCCCGTCGAGCGGTACATGCGCGAGGCCAAGGTGCTGCAGATCGTCGAGGGCACCAACCAGGTCCAGCGCCTCGTCATCAGCCGCTCGCTCGTCAAGGACGGCGTCTAG
- a CDS encoding Xaa-Pro peptidase family protein, with amino-acid sequence MTSALYPADRLGRAATAAAAAGLDALLVTPGADLRYLTGYDALPLERLTCLVVPAEGPPTLVVPTLERPRAESSPAGALGIEIVGWGETDDPYALTARLLGHARIVGISDRTWLMHALRWRDAVPGVRHELAGAALRELRMRKTTEEVAALREAARIIDGVQEQIQSMRLLGRTEREVGRDVADAILAGGNTTVNFVIVGSGPNGASPHHDVGDRVIERGDAIVFDIGGTTPDGYCSDITRTYVAGEVPDGFDKLYAVLQEAQAAACEAVRPGITCEALDAVARDVIADAGFGEYFIHRTGHGIGLEEHEEPYIVSGNAEPLAPGMAFSIEPGIYLPGRHGARIEDIVVCTADGGERLNLVTRDLLVLEG; translated from the coding sequence ATGACCTCCGCTCTCTACCCGGCCGACCGGCTCGGCCGCGCGGCCACCGCCGCCGCTGCTGCCGGGCTCGACGCGCTGCTCGTCACGCCCGGTGCCGACCTGCGCTACCTGACCGGCTACGACGCCCTCCCGCTGGAGCGCCTCACCTGCCTCGTGGTCCCCGCGGAAGGCCCGCCGACGCTCGTCGTGCCCACCCTCGAACGCCCCCGCGCCGAGTCCTCCCCGGCCGGCGCGCTCGGCATCGAGATCGTCGGCTGGGGCGAGACCGACGACCCGTACGCCCTCACCGCGCGCCTGCTCGGTCACGCGAGGATCGTCGGCATCTCGGACCGCACGTGGCTCATGCACGCGCTGCGGTGGCGGGACGCGGTCCCGGGCGTACGGCACGAGCTCGCGGGCGCCGCGCTGCGCGAGCTGCGGATGCGCAAGACCACCGAGGAGGTCGCGGCGCTGCGCGAGGCGGCGCGGATCATCGACGGCGTCCAGGAGCAGATCCAGTCGATGCGGCTCCTGGGGCGTACGGAGCGCGAGGTCGGCCGCGACGTCGCCGACGCGATCCTCGCGGGCGGCAACACCACCGTGAACTTCGTCATCGTCGGCTCCGGTCCGAATGGCGCCTCGCCGCACCACGACGTCGGCGACCGTGTCATCGAACGCGGCGACGCGATCGTGTTCGACATCGGCGGCACGACGCCCGACGGGTACTGCTCGGACATCACGCGGACGTACGTCGCCGGCGAGGTCCCCGACGGCTTCGACAAGCTGTACGCCGTGCTGCAGGAGGCGCAGGCGGCGGCCTGCGAGGCGGTCAGGCCGGGGATCACCTGCGAGGCGCTCGACGCGGTCGCGCGCGACGTCATCGCCGACGCGGGCTTCGGCGAGTACTTCATCCACCGCACGGGCCACGGCATCGGGCTGGAGGAGCACGAGGAGCCGTACATCGTCTCCGGCAACGCCGAGCCGCTCGCGCCGGGGATGGCGTTCTCCATCGAGCCAGGCATCTACCTGCCGGGCAGGCACGGCGCGCGCATCGAGGACATCGTCGTCTGCACCGCGGACGGCGGCGAGCGCCTCAACCTCGTCACCCGCGACCTGCTCGTCCTGGAGGGCTAG
- a CDS encoding DUF4383 domain-containing protein yields MEGIDNGRRLALVIGAAYVLVGVLGFFVTGFDGFTAVDESEKLLGIFQINPLHNVVHLLIGFGGLALWRQRETAKAYGAALVAGYGATFAYGLAVAGKETSANFLSLNAADNGLHLVSAIAGVVILALLSKSRPVVASRSAA; encoded by the coding sequence ATGGAAGGCATCGACAACGGCCGGCGGCTCGCGCTGGTCATCGGCGCGGCGTACGTCCTCGTGGGCGTGCTCGGCTTCTTCGTCACCGGCTTCGACGGCTTCACCGCCGTCGACGAGAGCGAGAAGCTGCTCGGCATCTTCCAGATCAACCCGCTGCACAACGTCGTGCACCTGCTCATCGGCTTCGGCGGGCTGGCGCTGTGGCGGCAGCGCGAGACGGCGAAGGCGTACGGCGCGGCGCTCGTCGCCGGCTACGGGGCGACGTTCGCCTACGGCCTCGCGGTCGCGGGCAAGGAGACGTCCGCGAACTTCCTCTCGCTCAACGCCGCCGACAACGGCCTGCACCTCGTGTCGGCGATCGCCGGCGTCGTGATCCTCGCGCTGCTGTCGAAGTCCCGGCCGGTCGTCGCGTCGCGTTCGGCAGCCTGA